DNA from Xanthomonas hyacinthi:
GCGCCACCGGCGCCGACGCCAGCAAGGTCTCCGGCGGCCTGACCCTGGGCGGCAAGTGGGTGGCCGGGGACAGCGACAGCCTGTTCTACCAGCTCAGCGGCGGCGAAGGCATCGGCCGCTACGTCGGCCTGGGCATCGCCCAGAACGCGGTCTACGACGCGGCCGACCGCGACCTGGACACGGTCGGCGTGGTCGCCGGCTACATCGGCTGGCGCCATGCGTTCTCGCCCAAGCTGCGCACCAACCTGATCTACGCGCGCAGCGACTACGACAACGACACCGCGCTGACCGGGCTGGGTGTGACCAAGAGCGTGCAGAGCATCCGCGGCAACATCTTCTATACGCCGATGCCCAAGGTCGATGTCGGCGCCGAGCTGATGTATGGCAAGCGCGAGATCGAAAGCGGCGCCAAGGGCGACATCACCCGCCTGCAGTTCACCACCAAGTACAGCTTCTGAGGCCGCGGCCGGCGCGGCGCCCTGGGAGGGCGCGCCGCGCCGCCGCGGACTCGCCCCGCACACGCGACGGATCGCGCCACCCGACCATTCTGACCGCCACCGCCACGCCACCCGCTTCGGAGGGGAAGCTTCCTATGTCCAGCACCGCCATCAACCCGTCGGGCAAGGCCCTGACCCAAGGCCACAAGAAGGTGATCTTCGCCTCCAGCCTTGGCACCGTCTTCGAGTGGTACGACTTCTACCTGTACGGCTCACTCGCCGCGATCATCGCCAAGCAGTTCTTCAGCGGGGTCAACGAGACCACCGGCTTCATCTTCGCGCTGCTGGCCTTCGCCGCCGGCTTCGCGGTGCGCCCGTTCGGCGCCGCGTTCTTCGGCAGCCTGGGCGACCGTATCGGCCGCAAATACACCTTCCTGATCACCATCGTGCTGATGGGCCTGTCCACCTTCATCGTCGGCATCCTGCCCAACTACGCCAGCATCGGCATGGCCGCACCGATCATCCTGATCGTGCTGCGGCTGGTGCAGGGCCTGGCGCTGGGCGGCGAATACGGTGGCGCGGCGACCTACGTGGCCGAGCACGCGCCACCGGGCAAGCGCGGCCTGTACACCAGCTTCATCCAGACCACCGCCACGCTGGGCCTGTTCCTGTCGCTGCTGGTGATCCTGGGCACGCGCGTGACCCTGGGCACCGAGGTGTTCGAAGACTGGGGCTGGCGCGTTCCGTTCATGGTCTCGATCGTGCTGCTCGGCGTGTCGGTATGGATCCGCATGCAGCTGAGCGAGTCGCCGCTGTTCCAGCAGATGAAGTCCGAGGGCAAGGGTTCCAGACAGCCGTTCCGCGACAGCCTCAAGGACGGCAATTTCAGACTGATGCTGCTGGTGCTGCTCGGTGCCACTGCCGGCCAGGCGGTGGTCTGGTACGGCGGCCAGTTCTATTCGCTGTTCTTCCTGACCCAGACCCTCAAGGTCGACGGCACCACCGCCAATCTGCTGATCGCCGCGGCGCTGGCGCTGGCCACGCCGTTCTTCGTGATCTTCGGCTGGCTGTCGGACAAGATCGGGCGCAAGAAGATCATCCTCGCCGGCTGTCTGCTGGCGGCGCTCAGCTACTTCCCGATCTTCAAGGGCCTCACCCACTTCGCCAACCCGGCGGTGGAAGAGGCGCGCAGCAAGTCGCCGGCGCAGGTGCTCGCCGATCCGGCCACCTGCAGCTTCCAGTTCGATCCGGTGGGCGTGCGCAAGTTCACCAGCTCCTGCGACGTGGCCACCGCCGCGCTGACCAAGGCCGGCGTGCCGTACGCAGTGCAGCCGGCCGCGCCGGGTTCGCTGGCGCAGGTGCGCATCGGCGGCAGCCAGGTCGCTTCCTACGAGGCCGCCGGGCTGAGCAAGGCCGACGCCAAGCCCAAGGCCGATGCCTTCGGCAAGGAGCTCAAGGGCGCGCTGACCGCGGCCGGCTATCCAGAGAAGGCCGATACCGCGCGTATCAACATCCCGATGACGATCCTGCTGCTGTGGGTGCTGGTGCTGTACGTGACCATGGTTTACGGCCCGATCGCCGCGTTCCTGGTCGAGCTGTTCCCGACCCGCATCCGCTACACCTCGATGTCGCTGCCGTACCACATCGGCAACGGCTGGTTTGGCGGCTTCCTGCCGGCGATCTCCTTCGCCCTGGTGGCCGGTACCGGCAACATGTACTACGGCCTGTGGTATCCGATCGGCATCGCCTTGATGACCTTCGTCATCGGCCTGTTCTTCCTGCGCGAAACCAAGGACGTGGACATCACCAAGTAAGAGGGTGCGCCCTTGCGCCGGGACGCCCGGCATGCGGCGCCGGCCTCGCGCCGGCGTCGCGTCTGCGCCGCGCGTTGCGCTGCGCGGGGCAGCGATCGGGCCGGCAGGCGATTACCATGCGCACCTGTGCCACACCCGGGCCGCCGCATGCGCTACCGCTGGATCCTGTTCGACGCCGACGACACGCTGTTCCGGTTCGACGCCTATGCCGGCCTGCAGCGCATGTTCGCCGGCTACGGCGTGGCCTTCGCCGAGCAGGACTACGCCGACTACAGCGCGCTCAATCGGCCGCTGTGGGTGCAGTACCAGCACGGCGCGATCACCGCGCTGCAGCTGCAGCAGCGCCGCTTCGGGCCTTGGGCGCAGCGCCTGCAGACCGCGCCGGAGACCTTGAACGCCGCGTTCCTGGCGGCGATGGCCGAACTGTGCGCGCCGCTGGACGGCGCGGTGGCGCTGCTCGATGCGCTGCGCGGGCGCGCGCGGCTGGGGCTGGTCAGCAACGGCTTCAGCGCGCTGCAGCAGGCGCGGCTGCAGCGCACCGGCCTGCACGACCGCTTCGAGGTCGTCGCCATTTCCGAGCAGGTCGGCGTGGCCAAGCCGCATCCGGGGATCTTCGACCACGCGCTGGCGCAGCTGGGCGATCCGCCGCGCGCGCAGGTGCTGATGGTCGGCGACAACCCGCACGCCGACATCGCCGGCGGCCTGGCCGCCGGCCTGCACACCTGCTGGATCAACGCGCACGGCCTGCCGGTGCCCGAGGGCATCGTGCCGCATTACGAAGTGGCGACCCTGGCGCAGCTGCAGGCGCTGCTGCTGGAAGAGACGGCGTAGCCGCGCGGCGACCTGGAGGCTATCGCGTCGGGGCTGAAGCCCCTCCCACAAAGGGCGGTGTCGCCGATAGAGAATCGGTGGGAGCCGCGCCAGCGGGGAGACTTGGCCATCAGTTGCGACCGCCACGGCCCGTCCTGCAGCGCCCGCATCGGGCCAGATGCCGGCATCGTATAGTGCGCGCATGTCCATTTCCCACCCTGCTTCCAGCGTCGCCGACACGCCGCTTGCCGCATTGCCGGCCACCTTGCAGCGGCTGCGCGCGGCCTGGCAGGCGGCCAAGCCCGGACAGGCGCAACGCCGCGCCGACCTGCTGCGCCTGCGCGCGGCGCTGAAGCGGCGCCTGCCGGAGATGGCCGATGCCATCGCCGCCGATTTCGGCCATCGCTCGCGCCACGAATCGCTGCTCGCCGACGGCATGACCGTGCTCGGCGAAATCGATCATCTTTTGCGCCACCTCAAGCGCTGGATGCGGCCGCAGCGCGTCGGCGCCGGCTGGCGGCTGTGGCCGGCGCGCGCGGAAGTGCGGCCGGTGCCGGTCGGCGTGGTCGGGGTGATCGCACCGTGGAACTACCCGGTCAACCTGGCGCTGATCCCGCTGGCCACCGCGATCGCCTCCGGCAACCATGTCTATCTGAAGCCGTCCGAACACACGCCGCGCAGCGCGCAGTTCCTGCACTCGCTGCTGGCGGAGGTGTTCCCGCCGCAGCGGGTGGCGGTGGCGCTGGGCGCGGCCGAGGTGGCCGCGGCCTTCGCCGCGCTGCCGCTGGACCACCTGGTGTTCACCGGCTCCACCGCGGTCGGGCGCAAGGTGATGGCCGCGGCGGCGCCGCACCTGACCCCGTTGACCCTGGAGCTGGGCGGCAAGTCGCCGGCCATCGTCTGCGCCGACTACCCGCTCGCGCAGGCCGCCGCGCGCCTGGCCACCGGCAAGTGGTTCAACGCCGGGCAGACCTGCATCGCGCCGGACTACGTGCTGATCGATGCCGGCCGCGAAGCGGCGCTGGTGCAGGCGTTGCGCGCCCAGGTGCTGGCGCGCTACGGCGACTTCGTACGGGCCGACGACTACACCCGCATCGTCAACGCGAGCCAGTACCGGCGCCTGCGCGGCTATCTGGACGACGCCCGCGCGCGCGGGCTGGAAGTCGTCGAACTGGCCAGCGTCGAACCCGAACGCGCCGAGCGCGAACGCCTGATCGTGCCGACCGTGGTGCTGCAGCCCGGCGACGACGCGCTGCTGATGCAGGAGGAGATCTTCGGCCCGATCCTGCCGCTGCGCAGCTACCGCACGCTGGACGAGGCGATCGCGCTGGTCAACGGCCGCGACCGGCCGCTGGCGCTGTATCCCTTCAGCCACGACCGCGCGCAGGTGGAGGCGATCCTGCACGCCACCGTCGCCGGCGGCGTCACCGTCAACGACAGCCTGCTGCACTTCGCCGCCAATGCGCTGCCGTTCGGCGGCATCGGCCCCAGCGGCATGGGCGCCTACCACGGCCGCGCCGGCTTCGACGGCTTCAGCAAGGCGCTGCCGATCCTGTGGCAGTCGCGCTGGGCCGGCAGCGACTGGCTCAAGCCGCCGTACGCGAAGATCGCGCGCCTGATCGGCTTGCTGGTGCGCTGATCGCGCAAGGCGGCAGGATCTCGGCCCGACCCGACGTCGGCTGCGCCGCTGCCCGGAACGCGGCGCCCTACGCGCGAACGCCTGCATCGCCGCGCGTCCGATCGCGCGATCGGTGCCATGGCACCCCGTTTTCTACGCAACTTCAGCGCCAGGGGCCAACGGCCACGGGGCTGCCGCGGCGTGGTCGTGCGCCGGAAATAATTAATTCATAGTTAAGAATTAGATTCTGCCCCGACGCCACCGCCGATCACGGTCGGCTTCGGCCTCTGCGCGGCGCATCGCCGTGCTCGGAGCGCGCACCAAGCGAGTCCGCCGCAGCGTCGACCTGCTGCGGGCGCTCGTCCACCCGTGGCGCCACTTTTTTCGAACTGGGACAGCAGAGACTCATGAAAACCAACCTCGCACCACATCCATTGGCCCGCGCCTGCCGCGTGCTGGCGGCCCTGGCCATCCTCGCCGCCGTGCCGCAACTGGCGCTGGCCTCTTGCAGCGACAGCGCCGGCACCAAGATGAGCCGCATCCTGTTCAAGAGCAGCGACGGCAATACCGTCGTGCTGGCGCATCGCGGTCTATGGGGCAGGTATTCGGGCATTGGCGACATGCCGGAGAACTCGCGCGGCGCGCTGCAGGCGGCCAACGACCAATGCATGGACGGCGTGGAACTGGACGTCAAGCTGACCAGCGATGGTGTGCCGGTGGTCCTGCACGACTACAACCTGGGCCGCGCCACCAACGTGTGGACCGCATTCCGCGGCGGCACCGAGTACAACCCGGGCAACAACACCGGCACCAACCCGGCGGTGGGCACGGTGCCGTGGTCCACGGTGAGCGGCCTGTTCCTGCTCACGCCCGACCGCCGCACCACCACCGGCTACCACGTGCCGCGTGTGGACGATCTGTTCGCCTACTACAAGCAGCACAACCTGAAGACGCCGATGGTGTTCGACATCAAGGACGGCGCAACGCTGCGCGCGGTGGCCAAGGCCGCGAACGACGCGTTCTCGCTGGCGGTGAGCAGCTATGTCGCGGCCAAGGTCAACGCGACGCTGTACCCGACCCGAGCGGCCTACAGAGCGGACAGCAACGGCGTCGTCGGCATTCCGGTGTTCACCACCAACATGCTGACCAAGATCGACGTCGCCAACGCGATCTTGGCGTGGAGCGGCACCAACGAGGCGATCGAGATCAACGTCAAGCAGCTGGGCGGATTGCTGCAGAAGGATGCCGATGGCGTGCGCGAGGCCGGGATCCGCGTCGGCGTGTTTCAGGCGATTCCCGACGGCCCCG
Protein-coding regions in this window:
- the yjjG gene encoding pyrimidine 5'-nucleotidase, with the translated sequence MRYRWILFDADDTLFRFDAYAGLQRMFAGYGVAFAEQDYADYSALNRPLWVQYQHGAITALQLQQRRFGPWAQRLQTAPETLNAAFLAAMAELCAPLDGAVALLDALRGRARLGLVSNGFSALQQARLQRTGLHDRFEVVAISEQVGVAKPHPGIFDHALAQLGDPPRAQVLMVGDNPHADIAGGLAAGLHTCWINAHGLPVPEGIVPHYEVATLAQLQALLLEETA
- a CDS encoding glycerophosphodiester phosphodiesterase family protein, translated to MASCSDSAGTKMSRILFKSSDGNTVVLAHRGLWGRYSGIGDMPENSRGALQAANDQCMDGVELDVKLTSDGVPVVLHDYNLGRATNVWTAFRGGTEYNPGNNTGTNPAVGTVPWSTVSGLFLLTPDRRTTTGYHVPRVDDLFAYYKQHNLKTPMVFDIKDGATLRAVAKAANDAFSLAVSSYVAAKVNATLYPTRAAYRADSNGVVGIPVFTTNMLTKIDVANAILAWSGTNEAIEINVKQLGGLLQKDADGVREAGIRVGVFQAIPDGPGGGQFYFNTGVCCYRLSDLYFSYSGGRDTADNRGDLNYIVNQQAFDLITTDDPKAAIAYLRARGKHD
- a CDS encoding MFS transporter — its product is MSSTAINPSGKALTQGHKKVIFASSLGTVFEWYDFYLYGSLAAIIAKQFFSGVNETTGFIFALLAFAAGFAVRPFGAAFFGSLGDRIGRKYTFLITIVLMGLSTFIVGILPNYASIGMAAPIILIVLRLVQGLALGGEYGGAATYVAEHAPPGKRGLYTSFIQTTATLGLFLSLLVILGTRVTLGTEVFEDWGWRVPFMVSIVLLGVSVWIRMQLSESPLFQQMKSEGKGSRQPFRDSLKDGNFRLMLLVLLGATAGQAVVWYGGQFYSLFFLTQTLKVDGTTANLLIAAALALATPFFVIFGWLSDKIGRKKIILAGCLLAALSYFPIFKGLTHFANPAVEEARSKSPAQVLADPATCSFQFDPVGVRKFTSSCDVATAALTKAGVPYAVQPAAPGSLAQVRIGGSQVASYEAAGLSKADAKPKADAFGKELKGALTAAGYPEKADTARINIPMTILLLWVLVLYVTMVYGPIAAFLVELFPTRIRYTSMSLPYHIGNGWFGGFLPAISFALVAGTGNMYYGLWYPIGIALMTFVIGLFFLRETKDVDITK
- a CDS encoding aldehyde dehydrogenase family protein gives rise to the protein MSISHPASSVADTPLAALPATLQRLRAAWQAAKPGQAQRRADLLRLRAALKRRLPEMADAIAADFGHRSRHESLLADGMTVLGEIDHLLRHLKRWMRPQRVGAGWRLWPARAEVRPVPVGVVGVIAPWNYPVNLALIPLATAIASGNHVYLKPSEHTPRSAQFLHSLLAEVFPPQRVAVALGAAEVAAAFAALPLDHLVFTGSTAVGRKVMAAAAPHLTPLTLELGGKSPAIVCADYPLAQAAARLATGKWFNAGQTCIAPDYVLIDAGREAALVQALRAQVLARYGDFVRADDYTRIVNASQYRRLRGYLDDARARGLEVVELASVEPERAERERLIVPTVVLQPGDDALLMQEEIFGPILPLRSYRTLDEAIALVNGRDRPLALYPFSHDRAQVEAILHATVAGGVTVNDSLLHFAANALPFGGIGPSGMGAYHGRAGFDGFSKALPILWQSRWAGSDWLKPPYAKIARLIGLLVR